In Fibrobacter sp. UWB15, the following proteins share a genomic window:
- a CDS encoding Dabb family protein, with protein MIRHIVFWKLKSEAEGASAKENGQKMVDAFHALAGKIPGLLSIESGLNFNKAELGNGDVEYDIALDTTFHTKAALDIYQNHPEHLAIVSFVKKVVTERRAVDFEF; from the coding sequence ATGATCCGTCACATTGTTTTTTGGAAATTGAAGAGCGAAGCCGAAGGTGCTTCTGCAAAAGAAAACGGCCAGAAGATGGTCGACGCATTCCACGCCTTGGCTGGCAAGATTCCTGGACTCTTGAGCATTGAATCGGGTTTGAACTTTAACAAGGCCGAACTGGGTAACGGGGACGTAGAATACGATATCGCACTCGACACGACATTCCATACAAAGGCAGCTCTCGACATTTACCAGAACCATCCGGAACATTTGGCAATCGTTTCCTTTGTCAAGAAGGTCGTGACCGAACGTCGCGCAGTCGATTTTGAATTTTAA
- a CDS encoding glycosyltransferase, whose amino-acid sequence MFTIVDFNNFWSPSGGGVRRYHLQKMAFYESQEEVLSVFVMPDSKTYTEQKSKGLIIEHVEAYRFPGKWEYRFMWRSSQIRPVLEKYKPQVIEVGSPYILPTVVRHVAKQVVPEAILLSFWHADFPITYVQRPVTNKFGRTLGILAKKVAFWYARQEFKHFDGIQVSCDEVLKRLEKNHLPKSHWIPLGCDIQMFSPEKRDEKLVQQLKAGRPERLTIFFPHRFCEEKGIELLLGAYPLIAEKLGCEPALVFAGTGPYLPQVEEAVQKHSHIQYAGFISSIDEMARHYASVDLGLALSGWETFGLSILESMACGNALIGASTGAAAEHVQNSGAGVILRKRTPEALANAIVELYRSDLSQKKANARTYAEKFSWNDCFKRQLDLYKQIYNQKRNA is encoded by the coding sequence ATGTTCACCATCGTCGACTTTAACAATTTCTGGAGTCCCTCGGGCGGTGGTGTCCGTCGCTACCATTTGCAGAAAATGGCCTTCTACGAGAGTCAGGAAGAAGTCCTGTCCGTTTTCGTGATGCCAGATTCCAAGACATACACCGAGCAAAAGAGCAAAGGGCTCATTATCGAGCACGTAGAAGCCTACCGGTTCCCGGGCAAGTGGGAATACCGCTTTATGTGGCGGTCTTCGCAAATTAGGCCCGTGCTTGAAAAATACAAGCCCCAGGTGATCGAAGTCGGTTCGCCCTATATTTTGCCCACAGTGGTGCGCCACGTGGCTAAGCAGGTGGTACCCGAAGCAATACTCTTGAGCTTTTGGCACGCCGACTTCCCTATAACCTATGTGCAGCGCCCGGTCACGAACAAGTTTGGTCGCACGTTAGGCATTCTGGCCAAGAAGGTCGCCTTCTGGTACGCGAGGCAAGAATTCAAGCATTTTGACGGCATCCAAGTTTCTTGCGACGAAGTCCTGAAGCGACTCGAAAAGAATCACCTGCCGAAATCACACTGGATTCCGCTGGGTTGCGATATCCAGATGTTTTCGCCCGAAAAGCGAGACGAAAAACTGGTTCAGCAGCTAAAGGCCGGAAGGCCTGAACGCCTCACCATCTTTTTCCCGCACCGCTTTTGCGAAGAAAAAGGAATCGAACTTTTGCTGGGCGCCTACCCGCTGATTGCTGAAAAACTGGGGTGCGAGCCGGCACTTGTCTTTGCAGGCACAGGACCGTACCTGCCGCAAGTAGAAGAAGCCGTCCAGAAGCACTCGCACATTCAGTACGCCGGTTTTATTTCGTCTATCGATGAAATGGCAAGACATTATGCCAGTGTAGACCTGGGACTCGCCCTTTCAGGCTGGGAAACCTTTGGCCTTTCGATTCTGGAAAGCATGGCCTGCGGAAACGCCCTGATTGGCGCAAGCACCGGTGCCGCCGCCGAGCATGTGCAGAACTCCGGCGCAGGCGTCATCTTGAGAAAGCGCACGCCCGAAGCCTTGGCAAACGCCATTGTAGAACTGTACCGTTCGGATTTAAGCCAGAAGAAGGCGAATGCCCGAACCTACGCCGAAAAATTCAGCTGGAACGATTGTTTTAAGCGGCAATTGGACCTGTACAAACAAATTTATAACCAAAAGAGGAACGCATGA